The genomic window AAACATGTATTCCCTAAGCCACACAAAAAGGGTAGCTCCTCTTGGAAAGCAATTCAAAAGGTAATGTTTATCATTCACCacattttataaacttttttcttttttgtatgaATATCATATTGTAGACAAGGCAAAATTCTACGTCTTTCCATGGTTCATTTATTTTAGCaattgaatttgcttgtttgAAATTCAATAAGATTGTTCTTCCTTGTTACAATGCTTTTAATAGATATAGGCTTGTGTAAGAAACTGATTACAAAGACGAGCATAACCAAGTAATCAGTAGATATATTGGAACAGTTTGCTTATATTTGGGAGTCGAGTGGAGTCAGTTGGTggattctctctttctctctctctctctctctctatacagcCTTATGTGCTTCTCACAATATAAGATGCTTTCACTGTTTCACACTATATGCATAAACGAAGTGGTCAtgatgctgaaaaaaaaaactgattgtCCTATTAGCATGAGTTGGTCAGTGTCAATGGTTGCTGGTTAGTCACTTGTTAATGAGAAGACTTAGCATTAGTTCAACAACTTCACATTGCAAGACATTACAAGTTTGCcaatatattaaattttgctttattttcctGATTCTCATCACAATCAAACTTGTAAAATGGTCTCTTTTGCTCTTTTAGATAACTCAACAAGGCGAGAAGATTAATTTGAGACATTTCAAGCCTATAAAACCATTGGGTTGTGGTGACACTCGTAGAATTTATTGCATATGAATATTAATGATTGATTTTAATAGTACTTGTTATATGGTGATTAATCTTGTGTATCTatggtctttctttttctgaagATCAAGTATATGAAACATGTCCATCTCCATTGTTTTATCAAATAAATGTATACAATGTTTTTGCTCAACCATGCTTCAATTTCTTATCCTCGCACTATTAGGATTAGGTGAGTATCATGCAGGGTCATTTCAGCTGGTTGTTCCCACTCATTTAAGAATCATGTTTTCCATGTGTGGTGGTTAAGCCTACTTGAAGAATTGAGTATCAGGAAAAATACAAGTTATGCAGAGTGACCACAAGGGCGACATGATTCACCAACTTTCCTTCCCAAAGATGCCAATGATAAAGgatccaaatataatttttgcAGAGTGAACTTTAATGGTGACGTGTCACaaatacattttattttttccagtTCAACATGGTGTACTCTTAAGTCCCGACATATATCTATTGAGCCCATTAATTAAAATATAGGGGACTTACTTGCCCAGGTTACCAACCTGTTCAATTTTCTATAACaagcattcttttttttttttaagagagaaaGGATGTGTATATCGTAAATACACTTATTTTTCTCAAGTTCAGCTTTGAGTATTCTCAAGTCCCAACTTTATTGAGCCCATTAATTGAAAGATAGAGCACTGACTTGCCCAAGTCATCAACATATTCAATTTTCTGTAGCTCAAGCATTCAATGACTTTCCCTAGATTAATTTTataatagaaaacaaaattatttggAATTTTATTTTATCCATCCCCATTCCTGACCTGCATTTTGAAGGCTTGTCGCTCTGTAGTATCAGAGATACTATTCAAGTGTTGTATCCCATACTGTTTATAAGATACATTGTGATAAGTACcacaaattttgaagaaatccAGAACTTATACCCTAGTTAGATGAGTGTGCATCGCATGATACACAGGCGTAAGAAAAAACAGACTAGAGACAGGACTTTTGGTTTTGGGTTTTCAAAGCTCCTTCACACGTGACTTCTAAAGGAGATCTTTTCACTTTAAGGAAGAAAATGTTAATTTCAAGCTAGATTTGCTTCTTAGGATGTTGATAGGGAGGATCCCATGTACATCAGGGAAGATATTGTATATGAAGGAGATAATGCAAAATGACAATGAGATCGTGGATGAAGATGATGCATCATTGTATTTTCATCTACGTCACACAGGTACAGGGTGCACAGGAGTGGTGACTTTCATGAGTGAGTTgggacctatatatatatatatatgtgtgtgtgtgtgcgtgtgtgtgacTAAACAAGTCCCATTTGTTACCGGTTTTTCAGTTCTCCTTCCTAACAGGGGATCCTAGGGTGAGGACAATGgctgttgaaaaagaaaaaatgaagagagagagaaaggttagGTGAGAGAGTGACAGAGAAAAGAGAGGGTGAACAAACCAGTCTCAAAATTGGaagggtgtgtgtgtgcatatatgtatgtgtgtagatatctgtatttgtgtgtgtgtacatatacatatacatatgcatacatatatatatgtttatatatatgcataagtaaTTTATATTGACCGTTTATATATTTCATACATCAATTGCTGTAAAAAGTGCACTTACCTCTataatccagatccaaaatgaaAGATAGACTTAACAAAACTTTATATTCAACTCTTTCCTTAACGCCCACTATTTAAGACATTGAGTTAAAGTAGCTCTTGTAACTCATCCATTCAAGAAAAGAGGTTCCTACTCTGCCAAAATTCAAGAGATGGCTCGCTTAATTTCTTTCTATGAGAGGAATGGAAGAAGATGTCGAATCGAGGTTTCGTGTGGGGAGGCTGGAGGTCTCTGACTACGAAAAGGGCTTCATCAGCCTCCTTTCTCAGCTCACCATCTGCCCTCCCATCTCCCTCGATGAGTTCTGCTCCCGCTTCATGGAGATCGAGGCTCTCGATGACGATCACGTCATTTGTGTTGTGGAGGCCACCAAACAGGGGAGGCTTGTTGCCACCGGCAGCATCTTCGTGGAGCAAAAGTTTTTGACAGGCTGCGGCAAGGTCGGGCACATCAAGGACGTCGTCATCGACTCAGCCGCCCGTGGGATGCGACTTGGCCAGCGAGTCGTTGGGTTTCTATCCAAGCACGCCAGGTCCGTTGGATGCTACAAGGTCATCCTGGACTGCAAACCTGATAACAGAGGGTTCTACGAGCGTTGTGGTTTCGTCCTAAAGGAGCTCCAAATGGCCATGTACTTCAATCcgcttcctccttcctcttagCCTGCTCCCAATGtgtacttcttcttcttctttttccctttaacttttatcttttttttttttaagaattggATCATTGTTGTGTGGATCAAGAATGAAATTTaagtttcttttcttgcttctatGAGTTTAAGCATAATTCCATAGGTTGAATTCTCTTTGGATTTGTCTAGATGTGTAATTAATACAATGGGAATCTCATGCCTTGGTTCTGGATTCTTTCTTGCGGACTACTTGCAACAGCGGGTATGTGAAATTTCTGTAGCAAATCATTGCAAGGGTTGTTGTCAAGTTCCTtggttttttattcttttggattGATTATTCAAAAGAACATTGACTCTATTTTCtggtttgtttttgttgttgggtGTCTAGTAGAGTGATCATTTTTTTCGAATGGTTTGGCTGCTAGTGCTATGCTGCATGATTTATTTGGGACTTGTTGATACTCCTCTCTGAGTTGTGGATACAATCGTTTGGGGTTTTGTTGATATCCTCTATGTATTACAGGGTACAATCGAGGATTTTCTCGTGCCTCGAAAGTATCTAAGCGAGCTCAAAAAGAACCTTTGGCATTGGAACGGCCCCCAAACTGATTTTCATGCATGGGctcattcaaatatgaaggTTGGCCGCAACCTTCAGCATCTTCGGCAGCAGCAGCGGGCAGCCTTGTAGCTTCGTTCAGAAGGAGCTCCAGATGGCCATGTACTTCAATCCACTTCCTCCTTCCTCTAAGCCTGCTCTTTAATATAttattcttcttctacttcttctgttcttcttcttccttttatttgGTCTATTTTTGTTAAGAATTTGATCATCGTTGTGTGGATCAAAgattaaatatttattcaaaattatAATCTGAATCAGAATCAAGCCAATATTTACTTGTAACCAAAtccgatcgaatgtcattttttatatttgaatccaatcagaaTCCTAattgaatatcaatttttttcatttatttttttgaaatctggTTCGGTTGAATATGGGGTCTAAACTGGATTTATTAACATACTTATAAGGTGTACAACGAGTGTTTGTTTTACcgtggatctgaaatccatagTGATCTGAGATTTTTAATATCTCAAATCCATTGATTTAAGATTGGATCACCCTCCcatccaaccttaaatccatggtttttaacggATTTTAGATAACATTACAAAatcctcaatttgtttaaactgaggaTCTTGAGAAACACATCTTTTGATGCAACCTCGAATCTTAGATCAGAGgttatcaaacacaaccataTAGATGCACATGGGATGGGcagttcaaaaaatttgaactcGAGTTGTCCTTTGCCTCGTTTGCAATGGTGGGCTCCAACATTTGCATTGACATCATAATCTCCAGCCTCGCCGCATCAGTGCCTTCATCAATGGTGCTATCTTGATCATCATATTTTCTGTTTCTAGACCATGACGAAGATTCATGGAGTAGGCAAAAGCCTCATACCTTGTGCACCTATTCTAGAGTCGAACAGTACTTTGGTCAGACACCTAAGCAGCTTCgggttctttttctttttttgtttcaaagtcCGACGCAAGCTTGGACTCGTTACCAAGAGGGATCTTCCAGTCAAATCTGAACCGAATCTTATGAGAAATCTTAATTTCATATAATGGCTTTCTCCTCCCATTGCGATTGACAATGGTCATCGGCTTCCACAGGCTGCTTGAAGCCTGTaggaaaatgtttttattttctggctttTCTTGAGTTTTTCTCCCAAGTTCTTGATTTCTAGGTTGTTTGTATAGACAAAGTATATTCtgttaatttaattttttttgtctgaaaCGTACAGGTTTTATACATAACCAGTATTGACCTTAGAAGATGTATGCCTAAAGATCACCAATTCGCAGATAGCAACAAAAGTGGAGAGACGGTGCCTTTAGAGCCCAACCCGTTTAAGAAGGATGGTGAGGAAGATACTTCCACCGTTGAAATGATTCCACCGGGCACCAGTTTTGCTGCAGCGTCTACTAAATCTAATCGCAGCTAAGCCAGGAAGGATGACCTACACAATGAAGACAAACACAAATATAACCTGGATAAGTGAACTAGCACTTACAGCTCCCTTGATCAGCGGCTTGTACACCACCACCATTTCTAGTCCTCGCCTCATTGATATTACGCCACCATTAACCCCAGATTTCTCCAATCCTTCTGGCAGCTCTGACCTCCATGACCCTGCCATTGTGGTCTCATCTCTCTGTTCCatcacaacacacacacacacacccagagagagagagagagagaacaaccCATAAAAACAAAGGCCCCAACCAAGCTTCGAATAGCCCCACAAAGTTTCATGATTGTAGATTATTAACCAATTACAATGGGATTGCACGTGTAAACCGCAAAGGCACGTACTCGATGAACGGTTAGGATAAAATGGCTACCGCAAAGGCACGTACTCGATGAACGGTTAGGATAAAATGGCTATGGAGACACACATCTGTCCTAATGCTAACCATGCATGACTTGTCTCATCTAGATGAGCATCATAAAGAATATAGGTACATCAAGCAACAAAATTGCATCCTCTTTCTCATTGATTGATGGACAAGCATATTCTTAGCTTTACAATGTTGGAACCTACCATATCTCCTCCTGGAACAATTTGGCACTAGCACTAGCAGGTGGAGGCCCTTTATTATTGTTGAAGTTGAGGTAGTTTTTAGAATATTAAAGAACTTGacagttctttaattattttcaataacttttcgtttacattgtaattttgtttttacccTGATTTTCCCTTAAGTAAGGGTTAGGGTAACTGATCAATAACAAGTTGGAcgtgttttcttctctctctttctctcacgaaaacatggtatcagagccagtgGCGTGATCACTTCAGGCTGCCGGCGACTGGCAGATTTCCGGCGATCTCCTCTCCGGTGACTGTCAGGTTTCTAACCCCTaaactctctcttcctctctcttagGTTGATGGGCAGAGATTgaatctccctctctcgttcttcctcctccctcgttcttccccctctctctcatctccCCATCTCCTTTctcatctccttcttcttcttccttctattGCTCGTTGGAGGGTGGaatctgatcacgcctatgtggaacgTGTGATCAGATCCACTAGTGGAACATGGTGTGGCTGCTGGGATCCTGTCGCTGTTGCTGATTAGAGATTGCTTGTTGCTGTTTTTGGTTGTGGATAGCTGCTGCTGATCGGGGAGATGGTTTGTTGACGTTGCTGATTGTGGAACAACAAGATGTGGACTTGTTGTTTGAGAGTTGAGTTTGGGAACAGAAAAAGCAGCGGCAGTCTTTGTCTGTAAGTTTGTTTTTCAGCAGTAATTATTGGCAAAGTTTCCTACTGTTCAGGGACGTGAAGGAAGTGTGACTGCTACCTGCTTTGAATGCATGTTAACAACATCTAGACGTTAAAATCTATGACTTGATTTTTTTGCCTACATGTTCATTGTTTTTTCCAGCAGTCTACATTAAGTGTGCAGAAATTTTATATTAAGTGTGCAAAGATTCTTTTCTTTGATCTTCACTATGGAGCAGTGGGATAGTATTGTTGATACACAGGGAGAATATAAAGTCTTTGGGaatcttctttcatttgggTCTACCGTGAAGTTAgatggctcaaattatgaaatctggtgTCGCgtatttatgatgtctgttATGGGGCACATAAAGAAACATgttattgaagaagaagaacccctAACTAAGACCGGAAAATATTCTACATGGGAAGAAGATAACAATATTGTTATGtcatggattatgaatagtgtgcagGCACACATCACTCCTACAATTGCTTATTATACCTCTGCCAAGCATATGTGGgaatttttgaagcaaactTACTCTCACAATAAGAATATGAGCAAAGTCTtgcaggttgaagaagaacttcTTAAACTTCAACAAGGTGACTCAGATCTGGCCCAATACTTTGTGTCAGTCAAATCAGCCTATGAGAGGCTCAAAGTCCTACGTCCCCCATGTCAATCATGCTACAAAACCCACTTTGAGCAGCACATGGTGGCGAAATTTTTAGCTGGGTTATCTCTTGATTTTGCAGTGGCCAAAGCCCAAATGTTGGCTGGGGCTGAAATTCCAGACCTTGCTGAGGCCTATAATAGGCTAAGTCGTCAGGCGGTGACTTTATCCCCATCCTCAACTGATGCACCTTCTTCAGCATTAGCTGTCCTAGGAGGTCGTGGGTAGTCCTTAGCCATCTCAGGAAGCCGAGGACAGACCTTCAATAGAGGGAGAGGAGGTCGTAATTCAGGAGGCGGATGTGGTAAATTTCAATGCACGTTCTGTGGAAGACTTGGTCATCTAGAAGATAGATGCTGGAATAAACATGGTCGCCCAATGATCTGAGGCTCCGAGTCATCACAAATCAAGAGCTCATCTCATATCCCAAAAGCTTCACATGTTGAAGATGACCATACAGAATCAAATGCAGAAAATGTCACTGTTAGTATGAGTAAATCAGAGTATGAACAATTTCTAGCTCAGAAAGCTTCATCTTCCTCCTTGGCATCTACAATTGTGGGTGATTCTGCTTTTTCCACCACTATGCAGAACCAAGATACAGGTATGTcatggattattgattctggaGCCTCCAAGCACTTTTGCAGTAGACCAAACTTATTCAC from Nymphaea colorata isolate Beijing-Zhang1983 chromosome 6, ASM883128v2, whole genome shotgun sequence includes these protein-coding regions:
- the LOC126410184 gene encoding glucosamine 6-phosphate N-acetyltransferase-like: MRGMEEDVESRFRVGRLEVSDYEKGFISLLSQLTICPPISLDEFCSRFMEIEALDDDHVICVVEATKQGRLVATGSIFVEQKFLTGCGKVGHIKDVVIDSAARGMRLGQRVVGFLSKHARSVGCYKVILDCKPDNRGFYERCGFVLKELQMAMYFNPLPPSS